A genomic region of Desulfosarcina ovata subsp. ovata contains the following coding sequences:
- a CDS encoding DUF2065 domain-containing protein produces the protein MDYFLCVIGMVMIVEGVPYFAAPERMKTWMAKIIELAPARLRRFGLVMMVAGLLLVYLGRR, from the coding sequence ATGGACTATTTTCTTTGTGTAATCGGCATGGTGATGATCGTCGAAGGCGTTCCCTATTTTGCGGCCCCGGAACGGATGAAAACGTGGATGGCAAAAATCATTGAACTCGCGCCGGCGCGCCTCCGGCGTTTCGGGCTGGTGATGATGGTGGCTGGATTGCTGCTGGTTTACCTGGGCCGGCGATGA
- a CDS encoding phospholipase A: protein MKRYFRCTAFILAFFILALILPAGTWAAAVNILMAPPDPPVRGGDSVALELYLHNNTDAVISRELPLRAPCRIDTGRTQRTIYAELSGGQAMSRVDIPEQGFARRQYRLYLPAYAMGTVHLKLLTLETNALTLSVEKPSSEAWQGEQVPLDEGPTMIQSFLDNFSVHEPMYFLLGVDPGIEQSKFQFSFKYRLFNPDGDLAAIAPMVSSLYLGYTQRSVWDLKSASQPFDDTSYMPEIFFELPKIDLNIDRITAFGLRAGFMHESNGKAGNESRSTNYVYLEPIMGIHLGGPFFLKIAPKIYTYVNNNDDTNADLKDYRGYFDLATEIIDPDGLALESHLWWADKGATLQLDLSYPMPRLLPLSLSLYLHAQYFSGYAETLLHYDQRQDVFRLGFSIVR from the coding sequence ATGAAAAGGTATTTTCGCTGCACAGCTTTTATTCTGGCCTTTTTCATTTTGGCCTTGATTTTGCCGGCCGGTACATGGGCGGCTGCGGTCAATATCCTGATGGCGCCACCCGACCCGCCGGTTCGAGGTGGCGATTCGGTGGCCCTGGAACTCTATCTGCACAACAACACGGATGCCGTCATTTCCCGTGAGTTGCCGCTACGGGCACCCTGTCGGATCGACACCGGACGGACCCAGCGGACGATCTATGCAGAACTGTCGGGCGGGCAGGCGATGTCCAGGGTGGATATTCCTGAACAGGGATTCGCCAGACGGCAGTACCGCCTGTATTTACCCGCCTACGCCATGGGAACCGTTCATCTCAAGCTGTTGACCCTGGAAACCAATGCCCTGACCCTGTCCGTCGAAAAACCGTCATCCGAAGCCTGGCAGGGAGAACAGGTTCCCCTGGATGAGGGCCCGACGATGATTCAGTCTTTTCTGGACAATTTTTCAGTTCACGAACCCATGTATTTTCTGCTGGGGGTGGACCCGGGAATCGAACAGAGCAAATTCCAGTTCAGTTTCAAATATCGCCTGTTCAATCCGGACGGCGATCTGGCGGCGATTGCGCCCATGGTGTCATCGCTTTACCTGGGTTATACCCAGCGGTCGGTCTGGGATCTGAAAAGCGCCTCCCAGCCCTTTGACGACACCAGTTATATGCCGGAAATTTTTTTCGAGCTGCCCAAGATCGATCTGAATATCGACCGCATTACCGCTTTCGGTTTACGGGCTGGGTTCATGCACGAATCCAATGGGAAGGCCGGTAACGAGTCCCGCAGCACCAACTATGTCTATTTGGAACCGATTATGGGGATTCATCTGGGCGGCCCCTTTTTTCTCAAGATTGCCCCCAAAATATACACCTATGTGAACAATAACGACGATACCAACGCGGACCTAAAAGATTATCGCGGATACTTTGACCTGGCGACGGAAATTATCGATCCGGATGGGCTGGCCCTGGAGTCGCATCTCTGGTGGGCCGACAAAGGCGCGACGCTGCAGCTCGATCTGAGCTATCCCATGCCCCGGCTGCTGCCGCTATCACTGAGCCTTTACCTGCATGCCCAATACTTCAGTGGCTACGCTGAAACTTTGTTGCATTACGATCAACGGCAGGATGTATTTCGATTGGGATTTTCCATCGTTCGCTAA
- the tatA gene encoding twin-arginine translocase TatA/TatE family subunit, which translates to MFGIGMPELIIILVIILIIFGVGKLPEIGGGMGKAIRNFKDASKEAETEEPEKIEDEKKS; encoded by the coding sequence ATGTTTGGAATTGGCATGCCCGAATTGATCATTATCCTGGTCATTATTCTTATTATCTTTGGGGTCGGCAAACTGCCTGAAATCGGAGGCGGCATGGGTAAAGCCATTCGAAACTTCAAGGACGCGTCCAAAGAGGCGGAAACCGAAGAACCGGAAAAAATCGAAGACGAAAAAAAATCCTGA
- a CDS encoding AAA family ATPase, whose translation MTAQATDASFTGASRYVLDEELAQIVNISMALEMPLLLKGEPGTGKTMLAHAIAESLNMPLIVLNVKSSMKLVEGLYQYDTLTRLNDSRFGDSRRDVSNIEEYIKMGKIGQSFMADQRTVLLIDEIDKADTDFQDDMLDVLDQMEFDIIEIDKTITARHRPVFIITSNAKKDLSDPFLGRCNFHHIAFPDPKMMRRIIGVHFPEISNELVDNAIDAFYRMRELEAIEKRPATRELINWIRALKADPDFKPKRLAKGDLPFLGVLFKKSGDYERASTFVNRRKMF comes from the coding sequence ATGACCGCGCAAGCAACTGATGCGTCCTTTACCGGCGCATCCCGCTATGTATTGGATGAAGAGCTGGCCCAGATTGTCAATATCTCCATGGCCCTGGAAATGCCCCTGCTCCTCAAAGGCGAGCCCGGCACGGGCAAAACCATGTTGGCCCACGCCATTGCCGAGAGCCTGAATATGCCGCTGATCGTGCTCAACGTCAAATCGAGCATGAAGCTGGTGGAAGGATTGTACCAGTACGACACCCTGACCCGGCTTAATGACAGTCGTTTCGGCGATAGCCGGCGGGATGTCAGCAACATTGAAGAGTACATCAAGATGGGCAAGATCGGCCAGTCCTTCATGGCCGATCAGCGCACCGTGCTGCTTATCGACGAAATCGACAAGGCGGACACGGATTTTCAGGACGACATGCTGGATGTCCTGGACCAAATGGAATTCGATATCATCGAGATCGACAAAACCATCACGGCCCGTCATCGCCCGGTGTTCATTATTACCTCCAACGCCAAAAAAGACCTTTCGGATCCCTTTCTGGGGCGTTGCAATTTTCACCACATCGCCTTTCCGGACCCCAAGATGATGCGTCGGATTATTGGTGTCCATTTTCCCGAAATCAGCAACGAACTGGTGGACAACGCCATCGATGCCTTTTACCGCATGCGGGAGTTGGAGGCCATTGAGAAGCGACCGGCAACCCGCGAGTTGATCAATTGGATCCGTGCCCTCAAGGCCGATCCGGATTTCAAGCCCAAACGGCTGGCCAAGGGTGATCTGCCCTTCCTGGGCGTTCTGTTCAAAAAGAGCGGCGATTACGAACGGGCCAGTACTTTTGTCAACCGACGAAAGATGTTCTGA
- a CDS encoding vWA domain-containing protein, protein MFLNFFYKLKEVGIPVSPTAFLTLHRALANHLISSLDEFYTASRTILVKSERYFDLFDQVFAYHFQGVELPDAEGLEIDELARAMLEQWLADPKIMADALGIDESELNRMTPEELIEYFKERLKDQDGRHDGGGKWIGTGGTSPVGHSGYHPGGMRVGGVSRNKSAVKVAMDRRYKDYSLTGPLTQAMVGEALKRLRNLVPAGPKDQVNVDESIYRTMKNAGEIEIAFDRRMKDRLKVILAIDNGGWSMDPYVAVVQTLFDYARAQFKEVRTFFFHNTIYDTIWEDPARYRKPMRMAELSRLDPDTRLIVVGDASMAPYELMSRDGSIYVQDRSGKPSVECLRTLVRTFPHSVWLNPVPASMWGYTRTIMMMRQIFAMFELSIDGLEKAVQHLMAA, encoded by the coding sequence ATGTTCCTGAACTTTTTCTACAAATTGAAAGAGGTGGGGATCCCAGTCAGCCCGACGGCATTTCTGACCCTGCACCGTGCGCTGGCCAACCATCTGATCTCGAGCCTGGACGAGTTCTATACGGCATCGCGAACCATCCTGGTGAAGAGCGAACGCTACTTCGATCTGTTTGACCAGGTTTTTGCCTACCACTTTCAGGGGGTGGAACTGCCCGATGCCGAGGGGCTGGAAATCGATGAACTCGCCCGAGCCATGCTGGAACAGTGGCTTGCAGATCCGAAGATCATGGCCGATGCGCTGGGTATTGATGAGAGCGAACTCAACCGCATGACCCCCGAAGAACTGATTGAGTATTTCAAGGAGCGGCTGAAAGATCAGGATGGCCGTCACGACGGGGGGGGCAAATGGATCGGTACCGGCGGCACCTCACCGGTGGGCCATTCCGGCTACCACCCGGGCGGCATGCGCGTCGGAGGGGTGTCGCGCAACAAATCGGCCGTGAAGGTCGCCATGGATCGGCGGTACAAGGATTACTCACTTACCGGCCCCTTGACCCAGGCCATGGTGGGCGAAGCCCTCAAACGGTTGCGCAACCTGGTGCCGGCCGGCCCCAAGGATCAGGTGAATGTTGACGAGAGCATTTACCGGACCATGAAAAATGCCGGTGAGATCGAAATCGCCTTTGACCGGCGCATGAAGGACCGGCTCAAGGTGATCCTGGCCATCGATAACGGCGGCTGGTCTATGGATCCCTATGTGGCGGTGGTGCAGACGCTTTTCGATTACGCCAGGGCGCAGTTCAAGGAAGTGCGCACCTTTTTCTTTCACAACACCATTTACGACACCATCTGGGAAGATCCGGCGCGCTACCGCAAACCGATGCGCATGGCCGAATTGTCGCGCCTAGATCCGGATACCCGATTGATTGTGGTCGGCGATGCCAGCATGGCACCTTACGAACTGATGTCCCGGGATGGATCGATCTATGTGCAGGATCGCAGTGGCAAGCCCAGCGTCGAGTGCCTGCGTACGCTTGTACGGACCTTTCCCCACAGTGTTTGGCTGAACCCGGTGCCGGCGTCCATGTGGGGCTACACCCGCACCATCATGATGATGCGCCAGATTTTTGCCATGTTCGAGCTTTCCATCGACGGGTTGGAGAAGGCGGTTCAGCATCTCATGGCGGCATAG
- a CDS encoding TatD family hydrolase yields the protein MQIFDSHCHIDDRHFEPDFAEMLQRAKIAEVNRMLIVGVDQRTSDRAVTLARRHTALFAAVGVHPHDSQSCSENILAHLQTLASDPRVVAWGEIGLDFNRMYSPQKEQEHWFIRQLEIAEALGLPLIFHERDSQGRLLEILKMHPCSRRKAVVHCFSGTETELAQYIEMGFCIGVTGIVTIRKRGEPLRQMIPSIPSDRLLVETDAPFLTPTPQRNKFRRNEPAFVREVLLKVAEIRRENPDQLADQIWANTCGLFGIDPSDDAPQA from the coding sequence ATGCAAATATTTGACAGTCACTGCCATATTGATGATCGCCATTTTGAACCGGACTTTGCGGAGATGCTTCAGCGTGCCAAAATCGCCGAGGTCAATCGCATGCTGATTGTCGGCGTCGATCAGCGCACATCGGATCGTGCCGTTACCCTGGCCCGTCGTCATACAGCGCTATTTGCCGCCGTGGGGGTCCATCCCCACGACAGCCAGTCCTGTTCGGAAAACATATTAGCGCATCTGCAAACATTGGCATCCGATCCCAGGGTGGTCGCCTGGGGTGAAATCGGACTCGATTTCAACCGCATGTATTCGCCCCAAAAAGAACAGGAGCATTGGTTCATCCGCCAACTGGAGATCGCCGAAGCGTTGGGTCTGCCGTTGATATTCCACGAGCGAGACAGCCAAGGGCGTCTGCTGGAAATCCTCAAGATGCACCCCTGTTCCCGGAGAAAGGCGGTTGTGCACTGTTTCAGCGGAACCGAAACCGAACTGGCCCAGTACATAGAAATGGGATTTTGCATCGGAGTTACCGGGATCGTCACCATCCGCAAGCGGGGGGAACCGCTTCGCCAAATGATCCCGTCCATTCCATCGGACCGGCTGCTGGTGGAAACCGATGCGCCGTTTCTGACCCCCACCCCCCAACGGAACAAATTTCGTCGCAATGAACCGGCCTTTGTCCGTGAGGTGCTGCTGAAAGTGGCCGAGATCCGCAGGGAAAATCCGGACCAGCTTGCCGATCAGATTTGGGCCAACACCTGCGGCCTGTTTGGTATCGATCCGTCGGACGACGCCCCACAGGCATGA
- a CDS encoding sulfide/dihydroorotate dehydrogenase-like FAD/NAD-binding protein, with protein sequence MFKIVKREEMAEGTVILNEIEAPLIANKAKPGQFVILKANEDGERIPLTMADTDAEKGTITIIYMVVGKSTALFKTLQVGDGFQDVIGPLGKPTHLEKLGKVVCVGGGTGVAVLHPITRALKEIGNDVTCIIGARTKDLLILESQMKAASNELKVCTDDGSYGHHGFVTDVLKEALEGGDVKLVVAIGPVPMMKAVANLTRSYDVKTLVSLNPIMIDGTGMCGGCRVTVGGKTKFACVDGPEFDGHQVNFDELMMRLQAYCEEEKHCYEDFCTLQDAT encoded by the coding sequence ATGTTCAAAATTGTAAAACGTGAAGAGATGGCCGAAGGGACCGTGATTCTCAATGAAATTGAGGCGCCCCTGATTGCCAACAAAGCAAAACCCGGCCAGTTCGTAATCCTGAAGGCAAACGAAGACGGCGAACGAATTCCATTGACCATGGCTGACACCGATGCGGAAAAGGGCACCATCACCATCATTTACATGGTGGTGGGGAAATCGACGGCCCTTTTCAAGACCCTTCAGGTGGGAGACGGTTTCCAGGATGTGATTGGTCCGCTGGGAAAACCCACCCACTTGGAGAAATTGGGCAAAGTGGTCTGCGTGGGGGGAGGGACCGGTGTCGCCGTTCTCCATCCGATCACCCGTGCCCTGAAAGAGATCGGCAACGATGTGACCTGTATCATCGGTGCCCGCACCAAGGATCTCTTGATTCTCGAATCCCAGATGAAGGCGGCATCGAATGAACTGAAAGTCTGTACGGACGACGGCTCTTATGGTCATCATGGTTTTGTTACCGATGTCCTCAAGGAGGCGCTTGAAGGAGGAGATGTCAAACTGGTGGTGGCGATTGGCCCGGTGCCCATGATGAAGGCCGTCGCCAATCTGACCCGTTCGTATGATGTCAAGACTCTGGTGAGCCTTAACCCGATCATGATCGATGGCACCGGTATGTGCGGTGGTTGCCGGGTTACCGTTGGTGGCAAAACGAAATTTGCCTGTGTGGACGGACCGGAGTTCGATGGTCATCAGGTCAATTTCGACGAGTTGATGATGCGGCTACAGGCCTACTGCGAGGAAGAAAAACATTGTTACGAAGACTTCTGCACCCTTCAGGATGCGACCTGA
- the gltA gene encoding NADPH-dependent glutamate synthase, with the protein MTEKKVKKGKAARLAMPEQAPEIRKRNFKEVPTGYTVAMAQEEAARCLQCKKPGCMEGCPVSVDIPGFIGLIAEGDFTGAIRHIWTKNALPAVCGRVCPQESQCEGRCIVGKKGEPVAIGNLERFVADWEREKGTGELPPKAPVTGKKVAVVGSGPSGLTVAGDLIQKGHSVTVLEAFHKPGGVLVYGIPEFRLPKAIVAQEVNFLERLGVNVEVNAVIGRTVSLDELFEQGYEAIYLGVGAGLPRFMNLPGENLIGILSANEYLTRANLMKAYRFPDVDTPIPKGKNVVVLGAGNVAMDSARTAMRLGAENVKIVYRRSREEMPARAAEIHHAEEEGIEFFLLTNPTRFIGNEKGRLTGMECLRMELGEPDDSGRRRPIAIEGSEFHMDTDLVIVAVGSGANPLLTQSTPDMELNKWGYIEADPETGKTTKKGVWAGGDIVTGAATVILAMGAGRKAADSIHQYLTWGW; encoded by the coding sequence ATGACGGAGAAAAAAGTAAAAAAAGGTAAAGCCGCCCGTTTGGCAATGCCTGAGCAGGCGCCGGAGATCAGAAAGCGCAATTTCAAAGAGGTTCCTACCGGCTATACGGTGGCCATGGCCCAGGAAGAGGCGGCTCGTTGCCTGCAGTGCAAAAAACCCGGTTGTATGGAAGGATGCCCGGTCAGTGTGGATATCCCAGGCTTCATCGGCCTGATCGCCGAAGGCGATTTCACCGGTGCCATTCGGCACATCTGGACAAAAAATGCATTGCCGGCCGTTTGTGGACGGGTTTGTCCCCAGGAGAGTCAGTGTGAAGGCCGTTGTATCGTGGGGAAAAAAGGCGAGCCGGTGGCCATCGGCAACTTGGAGCGCTTTGTGGCGGACTGGGAACGCGAAAAAGGCACGGGTGAATTACCGCCGAAAGCACCGGTCACGGGAAAAAAGGTGGCGGTTGTTGGCTCGGGCCCATCCGGACTGACCGTTGCCGGCGATCTGATCCAGAAGGGGCATTCGGTAACCGTCCTGGAAGCTTTTCACAAGCCCGGCGGCGTGTTGGTTTATGGTATTCCCGAATTCCGCCTGCCCAAGGCGATTGTGGCTCAGGAGGTCAATTTTCTCGAGCGCCTCGGGGTAAATGTTGAAGTCAACGCCGTGATCGGTCGGACCGTCAGTCTGGACGAACTCTTTGAACAGGGCTATGAAGCCATCTACTTGGGGGTGGGTGCCGGTTTGCCCCGCTTCATGAACCTGCCGGGTGAAAATTTAATTGGCATTCTCTCCGCCAATGAATACCTCACCCGTGCCAACCTGATGAAGGCCTACCGTTTTCCGGACGTGGACACACCGATTCCCAAGGGAAAAAACGTCGTTGTGCTGGGTGCCGGCAACGTGGCTATGGATTCTGCCCGAACCGCGATGCGCCTGGGCGCCGAGAATGTCAAAATCGTTTATCGCCGGTCGCGAGAGGAGATGCCGGCCAGAGCCGCCGAGATCCACCATGCCGAGGAAGAGGGCATTGAATTTTTCCTGCTGACCAATCCCACCCGTTTTATAGGCAACGAAAAGGGACGCCTGACTGGCATGGAGTGCCTGCGGATGGAGCTTGGCGAACCCGATGATTCCGGACGTCGGCGCCCGATTGCTATTGAGGGCTCCGAATTCCATATGGATACGGACCTGGTCATCGTGGCCGTCGGATCCGGGGCGAATCCTCTCTTGACCCAGTCCACACCGGACATGGAACTCAACAAATGGGGCTATATCGAGGCCGATCCGGAAACCGGAAAAACCACCAAGAAAGGCGTATGGGCCGGTGGTGATATCGTTACCGGCGCAGCCACGGTGATTCTGGCCATGGGCGCCGGGCGCAAGGCGGCCGATTCCATTCACCAGTATTTGACGTGGGGGTGGTAG
- a CDS encoding zinc ribbon domain-containing protein: MAFETKEEVFEKIMEMEKPVCPHCKEEMSLWEVPPINVGDGLGWGTPYLFMCFNDNCPLYTQGWDSMMENYAQRASYRCINFPGTEQFELIPVFSPMGAKGQMIDDQVMAEEEALKQNIKKGFSILADCYVNQDGVTILKLLTDPAEPVRVRMKAAEMMGDIGELEAIEPIRNLKFGNQRLQEQVDSAIQKIHGRFFTRECPFCAEIIKRRAKVCKHCGKEVAGQ, translated from the coding sequence ATGGCTTTTGAAACCAAAGAAGAAGTGTTTGAAAAAATCATGGAGATGGAAAAACCCGTTTGCCCGCACTGCAAAGAAGAGATGAGCCTTTGGGAGGTCCCGCCGATTAACGTGGGTGACGGTCTGGGGTGGGGGACGCCTTACCTGTTCATGTGCTTTAACGACAACTGCCCCCTCTACACCCAGGGATGGGACAGTATGATGGAGAACTATGCCCAGCGCGCCTCCTACCGGTGTATCAATTTTCCCGGCACCGAACAGTTCGAACTGATTCCCGTCTTCAGCCCCATGGGTGCCAAGGGTCAGATGATCGATGACCAAGTGATGGCCGAAGAGGAGGCCCTGAAACAGAACATAAAAAAAGGGTTCTCCATTCTGGCGGATTGTTACGTCAACCAGGATGGGGTAACGATTCTCAAACTGCTTACCGATCCGGCCGAACCGGTCCGGGTTCGTATGAAAGCGGCGGAGATGATGGGTGATATCGGTGAACTGGAAGCCATCGAGCCGATTCGTAACCTCAAATTCGGAAACCAGCGTCTGCAGGAGCAGGTGGACAGTGCCATCCAAAAAATCCATGGCCGCTTTTTTACCCGCGAATGTCCGTTCTGTGCGGAAATTATCAAGCGCCGGGCCAAGGTGTGCAAACACTGCGGCAAGGAGGTGGCTGGCCAGTAG
- a CDS encoding nucleotidyltransferase domain-containing protein yields the protein MANSMDRLQSMLTAISRIKIDMQAYYPRALLLFGSLARHLAGDPGDRPPNDIDLLVVTGNPPLALMKRDFGCPVELHRFTVNRMVGIARALRYDSRPMALAKLYGSVLTRKHAIDVIAAAMLLGPAYGNFGIEQIERDGITDTRDYSIHQVLIGDAWWARLRCYAQQRRGPLLRFSDKLAGVDGFDG from the coding sequence ATGGCAAACTCCATGGACCGTCTGCAATCGATGCTTACCGCCATTTCGCGAATCAAGATCGACATGCAGGCATATTATCCCCGTGCCCTGCTCCTGTTTGGTTCCCTGGCACGTCACCTGGCCGGCGATCCGGGAGACCGTCCGCCCAACGACATCGATCTGCTGGTGGTTACCGGCAATCCGCCGTTGGCGCTGATGAAACGGGATTTCGGCTGCCCTGTCGAACTACATCGCTTTACCGTTAACAGGATGGTCGGCATCGCCAGAGCACTTCGTTACGACAGCCGGCCAATGGCCCTCGCCAAACTATATGGCAGCGTTCTGACCCGCAAACACGCCATCGACGTGATTGCCGCTGCCATGTTGCTGGGGCCTGCCTACGGCAATTTTGGCATCGAGCAGATCGAACGGGATGGAATCACCGACACCCGGGATTATTCCATTCACCAGGTATTGATTGGGGATGCATGGTGGGCGCGGCTGAGATGCTACGCGCAGCAACGGCGTGGGCCGTTGCTGCGTTTTTCCGACAAACTGGCGGGGGTTGACGGGTTCGATGGATAA
- a CDS encoding type I restriction enzyme HsdR N-terminal domain-containing protein: MDTNTDVVIDFITGQSVPNVGAEANRQQVERYLVEKKGYGLDEIAVDKPIVVEIDGDVYHSAVDLVIEINGRPMMAIKCAAGSLGSREREIISAARLLATSPLPLAVVSDGMTATVLDVATGKKKGTGLDAIPHRQEALTLADTTTLPPIAPERLAREKLVFRSYDSMNVNVQPRGA; the protein is encoded by the coding sequence ATGGACACCAACACCGATGTCGTCATCGATTTCATTACCGGCCAATCCGTTCCCAACGTGGGGGCCGAGGCCAACCGCCAACAGGTGGAGCGCTACCTGGTCGAGAAAAAGGGGTACGGACTTGATGAGATCGCCGTGGACAAGCCCATCGTTGTTGAGATCGATGGGGATGTTTATCACTCGGCCGTGGATCTGGTCATAGAGATCAATGGCCGGCCCATGATGGCCATCAAATGTGCTGCCGGGTCACTGGGCTCCAGGGAACGCGAAATCATCAGCGCCGCAAGACTGCTGGCCACCTCACCATTGCCCCTGGCCGTGGTTTCCGATGGTATGACGGCCACGGTTCTGGATGTGGCCACGGGCAAGAAAAAAGGTACGGGGCTTGACGCCATTCCCCATCGTCAGGAAGCGCTCACTCTTGCAGACACGACGACGCTGCCCCCCATTGCACCCGAGCGACTGGCCAGGGAGAAGCTGGTCTTTCGCTCCTACGATTCCATGAATGTCAATGTGCAGCCCAGAGGGGCATGA
- a CDS encoding DMT family transporter, whose amino-acid sequence MANNTHPSGLVEIHVAVLLFGLAGLFGKFLVIPAWLIVLGRTGYATLALGLVLIISNDRHWPKDGRTLALFSLLGLLLAIHWITFFHSIQVSSVAIGLLAFSTFPVFTALIEPWWFNERRRTIDMVTAFLVFVGLVIMVYPAPFGGAVFSGAMWGTASGFTFAILSLLNRKWVRAYPSVTIAFLQNATATIILLPMTLWIDVAVNAQQLGLLAILGIVCTALSHALFIRGLAFARAQLASIIACLEPVYGIVFAYLLLGEHPGLHTLAGGGIILVTTFLAMLQRVRV is encoded by the coding sequence ATGGCAAATAATACTCACCCGTCCGGACTCGTTGAAATCCATGTTGCTGTACTGCTTTTCGGCCTGGCCGGACTTTTTGGCAAGTTTTTAGTTATCCCCGCATGGCTAATTGTCCTCGGCCGCACGGGCTATGCCACGTTGGCACTGGGTCTCGTGCTCATCATCAGCAATGACCGGCATTGGCCCAAAGATGGCCGTACCCTTGCCCTGTTCAGTTTGTTGGGACTGCTCCTGGCGATCCACTGGATCACCTTTTTCCATAGCATTCAAGTCTCCAGTGTGGCCATCGGCCTACTGGCCTTTTCCACCTTCCCGGTCTTCACGGCGCTGATCGAACCCTGGTGGTTCAATGAACGCCGCCGCACTATTGATATGGTCACCGCCTTTCTGGTGTTTGTCGGGCTGGTCATCATGGTATATCCGGCACCCTTTGGAGGCGCCGTGTTTTCCGGTGCCATGTGGGGAACCGCTTCCGGGTTCACTTTTGCGATTCTCTCCCTGCTGAACCGTAAATGGGTTCGCGCCTACCCCTCTGTAACGATCGCTTTTCTCCAAAACGCAACCGCGACCATAATCCTGCTTCCCATGACCCTATGGATCGATGTGGCTGTCAATGCGCAACAACTGGGTCTTCTGGCCATTCTGGGAATTGTCTGCACAGCTCTATCCCACGCCCTGTTCATCCGCGGATTGGCCTTTGCGCGTGCCCAACTGGCTTCGATTATCGCCTGTCTCGAGCCGGTCTACGGAATTGTTTTTGCTTACCTGTTGCTCGGTGAACACCCCGGCCTGCATACCCTTGCCGGGGGGGGGATAATTCTGGTAACCACCTTCCTGGCCATGCTCCAGCGGGTCAGGGTTTGA
- a CDS encoding S1C family serine protease, with amino-acid sequence MLIGCCVAVCLSPGTVQATVYQYKKDGVWHFTDDPAALPADQRPETSAANLPEGSTANDLNARLTAAFSPKNGVEAATLATVWVETAFGHGSGFFVTADGYLITNRHVIRPASSPGNIQDRATAAQAEALKRHAAQIENQAKRLQTARKELDDFRRYLDSQPDSASRQYNEARYAQALQRYQAGRQSLDAARKKLSAQHSAFEAARLQQRVDAGLAALNQNFTIHLADNTPLYAYVVEISETYDIALLKVDGYITPFLSPPRPFAVAQGEPVYAIGNPVQLRNSVTSGVISGFEGPFVKTNAQIYPGNSGGPLVTARGHVVGINTFKRLTHKFEGLGFAVSIQVVLEDLDSI; translated from the coding sequence ATGCTGATTGGGTGTTGTGTCGCCGTGTGTCTTTCCCCAGGAACGGTTCAGGCGACCGTCTACCAGTATAAAAAGGATGGTGTCTGGCATTTTACCGACGATCCGGCGGCCTTGCCGGCAGATCAGCGGCCTGAAACGAGCGCCGCCAATTTGCCGGAAGGCTCCACCGCAAATGATCTGAACGCCCGGCTCACGGCTGCGTTTTCACCAAAAAACGGTGTCGAGGCGGCAACCCTGGCCACCGTATGGGTCGAAACGGCGTTCGGACATGGCAGCGGTTTTTTTGTTACGGCCGATGGTTACCTGATCACCAACAGGCATGTGATCCGACCGGCCAGCAGCCCGGGAAATATCCAGGACCGCGCTACGGCGGCCCAGGCCGAAGCCTTGAAGCGCCATGCGGCGCAGATCGAAAATCAGGCCAAAAGATTGCAAACTGCCAGGAAAGAGCTTGACGACTTCAGGCGTTACCTGGACAGTCAGCCAGACTCGGCCAGTCGGCAATACAACGAAGCCCGTTATGCGCAGGCGTTGCAACGATATCAAGCCGGCCGACAATCCTTGGATGCCGCGCGAAAGAAATTGTCCGCTCAACACTCGGCGTTTGAGGCAGCCCGGCTGCAGCAGCGGGTCGATGCCGGTCTCGCGGCGTTAAACCAGAATTTTACCATCCATCTGGCCGATAACACCCCCCTTTATGCCTATGTGGTTGAAATCAGTGAGACATACGACATCGCCCTGTTAAAAGTGGATGGCTACATCACCCCCTTTCTTTCACCTCCACGACCCTTTGCGGTTGCCCAGGGGGAGCCGGTATATGCCATCGGCAATCCCGTGCAACTGAGAAACTCGGTTACCTCCGGCGTTATTTCCGGATTCGAGGGGCCGTTCGTAAAGACCAATGCCCAGATATACCCGGGAAACAGTGGCGGCCCCCTGGTGACCGCCCGGGGTCATGTGGTCGGCATCAATACTTTCAAACGGCTGACCCACAAATTTGAAGGGCTCGGATTTGCCGTGTCCATCCAGGTGGTGTTGGAGGATCTGGATAGCATCTGA